In Lepisosteus oculatus isolate fLepOcu1 chromosome 15, fLepOcu1.hap2, whole genome shotgun sequence, one genomic interval encodes:
- the zbtb11 gene encoding zinc finger and BTB domain-containing protein 11 isoform X1, giving the protein MSSEESYLAIQRYLTDEREPYAPGTEGNVKRKIRKAATCYVVRNGTLYYQRRQKGQEKFTELEVVLQAGRRKELIDEAHITAGGEHLNRHQTWHTISQKYWWRGILKQVKDYIKVCSPCQEKQERSRGWSDEAPGEGSERRGRKAAHDSDEDEDEDGALGPQPGSATSKPCRPSKAIAKHELVFVDTKGIVNQHSAKHGQAMLDKLNQQRLNNQFCDITLLVEGEEYRAHKSVLAACSAYFSELFIEKGAVSSHEAVVDLSGFSKSSFLPLLEFAYTSSLTFNFCSMAEIATLARHLLMVEVLEICEFVHKQVEEKKLMVYQKGDVHTVVSSEVLPSGPLVTEAAAEPPAEGGGAGDPHPDGTPFVVTVQNDPPMPQSEEAGPAADGPANPTAWAAGEVQIVEVPGEAELAEKGQEPETFVINVDPGRGASKGVVHLAATAPPVLEEGQAALEAGGAEGDPPPKTEPAPLPPKRKRGRPAKVKQQPPPPPPPQQEVVLVEDVANPEAVEVVDYGAAPEGEESPADDTYRSRLRQRSLEEGGYIRLHMGLERKLQSRKGNPRSAVQKVAQRLVKRGRLLQPSKKPVAEPDTGTDGEHVCSECGMVFQRRYALIMHTLKHEKTRGYKCSLCNKDFQYAASLRAHLARHKRKTQRTGVARGPAEDEGDAKARGRTKREFVCDICGKTLPKLYSLRIHMLSHTGVRPHACKVCGKSFAHKHSLKMHRSLHDALKQFQCTLCDKSFVTKRSMQEHMSIHTGESKYLCAACGKSFHRASGLSKHLKRHQPKPEVRAFPCTQCDKSFYESRDLQQHMNKHLGLKPFQCQVCGKCYSWKKDWYSHVKSHSVAEPFKCNVCGKEFYEKALFRRHVKKATHGKKGRVKQNLERECEHCGRKFTQLREYRRHMNNHQGVKPFECLTCGVAWADARSLKRHVRTHTGERPYVCPVCQDAYIDARTLRKHMTKFHNDYIPGKIMLEKDTLQFHNQGTQVEHAISIIAADLPPELRPPEEEQVAEEIETVLVTEETIEAVQAVAATEECGTVSTLSDQSIMQVVNYVLSQQQGGGGPAKLAEDTPDAIQTVEVEVAHVTEAE; this is encoded by the exons ATGTCGAGCGAGGAGAGTTACCTGGCCATCCAGCGCTACCTGACCGACGAGCGGGAGCCCTACGCTCCGGGGACTGAGGGCAATGTCAAGCGGAAGATCCGCAAGGCGGCCACCTGCTACGTGGTGCGAAACGGGACGCTGTACTACCAGCGGCGGCAGAAGGGCCAGGAGAAGTTCACGGAGCTGGAGGTGGTTCTGCAGGCCGGGCGGCGGAAGGAACTGATCGATGAAGCGCACATCACCGCCGGAGGAGAGCACCTCAACCGGCATCAGACCTGGCACACGATCTCGCAGAAGTACTGGTGGCGAG GCATCCTGAAGCAGGTGAAGGACTACATCAAGGTGTGCAGCCCGTGCCAGGAGAAGCAGGAACGCTCGCGCGGGTGGTCCGACGAGGCGCCCGGGGAGGGCTCGGAGCGAAGGGGGCGCAAGGCGGCCCACGACAGCGATGAGGACGAGGACGAGGACGGCGCCCTGGGGCCACAGCCCGGATCCGCCACCTCCAAGCCCTGCAGGCCCTCCAAGGCCATCGCCAAGCATGAGCTCGTCTTC GTGGACACTAAGGGTATTGTGAATCAGCACTCAGCCAAGCATGGCCAAGCCATGCTGGACAAGCTGAACCAGCAGCGCCTTAACAACCAGTTCTGTGACATCACCCTGCTGGTCGAGGGGGAGGAGTACCGCGCACACAAATCTGTGCTGGCGGCCTGCAGCGCCTACTTCAGCGAGCTGTTTATTGAGAAGGGGGCCGTCTCCAGTCATGAGGCTGTGGTGGATCTCTCAG GGTTCAGCAAATCCAGTTTCCTTCCCCTGCTGGAGTTTGCCTACACCTCCAGCCTGACGTTCAACTTCTGCAGCATGGCTGAGATCGCCACACTGGCCCGCCACCTGCTCATGGTGGAGGTGCTGGAGATCTGCGAGTTTGTGCACAAGCAGGTGGAGGAGAAGAAGCTGATGGTGTACCAGAAGGGGGACGTGCACACTGTGGTTTCCTCCGAGGTCCTGCCCAGTGGCCCGCTTGTGACTGAGGCAGCCGCAGAGCCCCCTGcagaggggggcggggcagGAGACCCGCACCCAGATGGCACCCCTTTCGTGGTCACGGTTCAGAACGACCCCCCCATGCCGCAGAGCGAGGAGGCGGGGCCTGCAGCAGACGGGCCTGCGAATCCAACCGCGTGGGCGGCCGGCGAGGTCCAGATTGTGGAAGTTCCGGGCGAGGCGGAGCTGGCCGAGAAAGGCCAGGAGCCGGAAACCTTTGTGATCAACGTGGACCCCGGAAGGGGGGCCTCCAAAGGCGTGGTCCACCTGGCGGCCACGGCTCCCCCCGTTCTGGAGGAGGGCCAAGCGGCGCTGGAGGCGGGGGGGGCGGAGGGTGACCCTCCGCCCAAGACGGAGCCCGCCCCCCTGCCCCCCAAGAGGAAGCGCGGCCGGCCGGCCAAGGTGAAGCagcagccgccgccgccgccgccgccgcagcAGGAGGTGGTGCTGGTGGAAGACGTCGCAAACCCAGAGGCCGTAGAAGTGGTGGACTACGGCGCCGCCCCGGAGGGGGAGGAGAGCCCCGCTGACGACACTTACAGAAGCCGGCTGCGGCAGCGCTCGCTGGAGGAGGGGGGCTACATCCGCCTGCACATGGGCCTCGAGAGGAagctgcagagcaggaaaggaaaCCCGCGATCGGCTGTACAGAAG GTCGCCCAGCGGCTGGTGAAACGTGGCCGGCTGCTGCAGCCCTCGAAGAAGCCGGTGGCGGAGCCGGACACCGGGACAGACGGAGAGCACGTGTGCTCTGAGTGTGGGATGGTCTTCCAGCGCCGATATGCCCTCATCATGCACACGCTCAAGCATGAGAAGACGCGTGGGTACAAGTGCAGC CTGTGCAACAAAGACTTCCAGTACGCGGCCTCCCTCCGCGCTCACCTGGCTCGGCACAAGCGGAAGACCCAGCGGACGGGGGTGGCCAGGGGGCCCGCGGAGGACGAGGGCGACGCCAAGGCCAGGGGCCGGACCAAGAGGGAGTTCGTGTGCGACATCTGCGGGAAGACTCTGCCCAAGCTCTACTCCCTGCGGATACACATGCTCAGCCATACTGGGGTCCGCCCCCACGCCTGCAAG GTTTGCGGGAAGTCGTTTGCCCACAAGCACAGTTTGAAGATGCACAGGTCCCTCCACGATGCCCTGAAGCAGTTTCAGTGCACGCTGTGCGACAAGTCCTTCGTCACCAAGCGCAGCATGCAGGAGCACATGAGCATTCACACAG GGGAGTCAAAATACTTGTGTGCAGCCTGTGGGAAGTCATTTCACAGAGCGTCTGGACTGAGTAAGCACTTAAAGAGACATCAGCCAAAGCCAGAGGTCCGGGCCTTCCCTTGTACACA GTGTGACAAGAGCTTCTACGAGTCTCGCGATCTCCAGCAGCACATGAACAAGCACTTGGGCTTGAAGCCCTTCCAGTGCCAGGTGTGTGGAAAGTGCTACAGCTGGAAGAAGGACTGGTATTCCCATGTCAAGTCCCACAGCGTTGCGGAGCCCTTCAA GTGTAACGTCTGCGGGAAGGAGTTCTACGAGAAGGCTCTGTTCCGGAGGCACGTGAAGAAGGCCACTCACGGCAAGAAGGGGCGCGTGAAGCAGAACCTGGAGCGGGAGTGCGAGCACTGCGGCCGCAAGTTCACGCAGCTGCGCGAGTACCGCAGGCACATGAACAACCACCAGG GCGTGAAACCGTTCGAGTGCCTGACCTGCGGCGTGGCGTGGGCGGATGCCCGCTCCCTGAAGCGCCACGTGCGCACCCACACGGGGGAACGCCCCTACGTCTGCCCGGTGTGCCAGGACGCCTACATCGACGCCCGCACCCTGCGCAAGCACATGACCAAGTTCCACAACGACTACATCCCCGGCAAGATCATGCTGGAGAAGGACACGCTGCAGTTCCACAACCAGGGGACGCAGGTGGAGCACGCCATCAGCATCATCGCCGCCGACCTGCCGCCCGAGCTGCGGCCCCCCGAGGAGGAGCAGGTGGCCGAGGAGATCGAGACGGTGCTGGTCACCGAGGAGACCATCGAGGCCGTGCAGGCCGTGGCGGCCACCGAGGAGTGCGGCACGGTGTCCACGCTGTCCGACCAGAGCATCATGCAGGTGGTCAACTACGTCCTGTCCCAGCAGCAGGGGGGCGGCGGCCCTGCCAAGCTGGCCGAGGACACCCCCGATGCGATCCAGACCGTGGAGGTGGAGGTGGCCCACGTGACGGAAGCAGAGTGA
- the zbtb11 gene encoding zinc finger and BTB domain-containing protein 11 isoform X2, with the protein MCSAAFFWRRGGCVLVLSVTFCARLRRTSSPDLGGILKQVKDYIKVCSPCQEKQERSRGWSDEAPGEGSERRGRKAAHDSDEDEDEDGALGPQPGSATSKPCRPSKAIAKHELVFVDTKGIVNQHSAKHGQAMLDKLNQQRLNNQFCDITLLVEGEEYRAHKSVLAACSAYFSELFIEKGAVSSHEAVVDLSGFSKSSFLPLLEFAYTSSLTFNFCSMAEIATLARHLLMVEVLEICEFVHKQVEEKKLMVYQKGDVHTVVSSEVLPSGPLVTEAAAEPPAEGGGAGDPHPDGTPFVVTVQNDPPMPQSEEAGPAADGPANPTAWAAGEVQIVEVPGEAELAEKGQEPETFVINVDPGRGASKGVVHLAATAPPVLEEGQAALEAGGAEGDPPPKTEPAPLPPKRKRGRPAKVKQQPPPPPPPQQEVVLVEDVANPEAVEVVDYGAAPEGEESPADDTYRSRLRQRSLEEGGYIRLHMGLERKLQSRKGNPRSAVQKVAQRLVKRGRLLQPSKKPVAEPDTGTDGEHVCSECGMVFQRRYALIMHTLKHEKTRGYKCSLCNKDFQYAASLRAHLARHKRKTQRTGVARGPAEDEGDAKARGRTKREFVCDICGKTLPKLYSLRIHMLSHTGVRPHACKVCGKSFAHKHSLKMHRSLHDALKQFQCTLCDKSFVTKRSMQEHMSIHTGESKYLCAACGKSFHRASGLSKHLKRHQPKPEVRAFPCTQCDKSFYESRDLQQHMNKHLGLKPFQCQVCGKCYSWKKDWYSHVKSHSVAEPFKCNVCGKEFYEKALFRRHVKKATHGKKGRVKQNLERECEHCGRKFTQLREYRRHMNNHQGVKPFECLTCGVAWADARSLKRHVRTHTGERPYVCPVCQDAYIDARTLRKHMTKFHNDYIPGKIMLEKDTLQFHNQGTQVEHAISIIAADLPPELRPPEEEQVAEEIETVLVTEETIEAVQAVAATEECGTVSTLSDQSIMQVVNYVLSQQQGGGGPAKLAEDTPDAIQTVEVEVAHVTEAE; encoded by the exons ATGTGCTCCGCCGCCTTTTTCTGGAGACGTGGTGGCTGTGTTTTGGTTTTGTCGGTGACCTTCTGTGCACGTCTCAGACGCACTTCGAGTCCAGACTTGGGGG GCATCCTGAAGCAGGTGAAGGACTACATCAAGGTGTGCAGCCCGTGCCAGGAGAAGCAGGAACGCTCGCGCGGGTGGTCCGACGAGGCGCCCGGGGAGGGCTCGGAGCGAAGGGGGCGCAAGGCGGCCCACGACAGCGATGAGGACGAGGACGAGGACGGCGCCCTGGGGCCACAGCCCGGATCCGCCACCTCCAAGCCCTGCAGGCCCTCCAAGGCCATCGCCAAGCATGAGCTCGTCTTC GTGGACACTAAGGGTATTGTGAATCAGCACTCAGCCAAGCATGGCCAAGCCATGCTGGACAAGCTGAACCAGCAGCGCCTTAACAACCAGTTCTGTGACATCACCCTGCTGGTCGAGGGGGAGGAGTACCGCGCACACAAATCTGTGCTGGCGGCCTGCAGCGCCTACTTCAGCGAGCTGTTTATTGAGAAGGGGGCCGTCTCCAGTCATGAGGCTGTGGTGGATCTCTCAG GGTTCAGCAAATCCAGTTTCCTTCCCCTGCTGGAGTTTGCCTACACCTCCAGCCTGACGTTCAACTTCTGCAGCATGGCTGAGATCGCCACACTGGCCCGCCACCTGCTCATGGTGGAGGTGCTGGAGATCTGCGAGTTTGTGCACAAGCAGGTGGAGGAGAAGAAGCTGATGGTGTACCAGAAGGGGGACGTGCACACTGTGGTTTCCTCCGAGGTCCTGCCCAGTGGCCCGCTTGTGACTGAGGCAGCCGCAGAGCCCCCTGcagaggggggcggggcagGAGACCCGCACCCAGATGGCACCCCTTTCGTGGTCACGGTTCAGAACGACCCCCCCATGCCGCAGAGCGAGGAGGCGGGGCCTGCAGCAGACGGGCCTGCGAATCCAACCGCGTGGGCGGCCGGCGAGGTCCAGATTGTGGAAGTTCCGGGCGAGGCGGAGCTGGCCGAGAAAGGCCAGGAGCCGGAAACCTTTGTGATCAACGTGGACCCCGGAAGGGGGGCCTCCAAAGGCGTGGTCCACCTGGCGGCCACGGCTCCCCCCGTTCTGGAGGAGGGCCAAGCGGCGCTGGAGGCGGGGGGGGCGGAGGGTGACCCTCCGCCCAAGACGGAGCCCGCCCCCCTGCCCCCCAAGAGGAAGCGCGGCCGGCCGGCCAAGGTGAAGCagcagccgccgccgccgccgccgccgcagcAGGAGGTGGTGCTGGTGGAAGACGTCGCAAACCCAGAGGCCGTAGAAGTGGTGGACTACGGCGCCGCCCCGGAGGGGGAGGAGAGCCCCGCTGACGACACTTACAGAAGCCGGCTGCGGCAGCGCTCGCTGGAGGAGGGGGGCTACATCCGCCTGCACATGGGCCTCGAGAGGAagctgcagagcaggaaaggaaaCCCGCGATCGGCTGTACAGAAG GTCGCCCAGCGGCTGGTGAAACGTGGCCGGCTGCTGCAGCCCTCGAAGAAGCCGGTGGCGGAGCCGGACACCGGGACAGACGGAGAGCACGTGTGCTCTGAGTGTGGGATGGTCTTCCAGCGCCGATATGCCCTCATCATGCACACGCTCAAGCATGAGAAGACGCGTGGGTACAAGTGCAGC CTGTGCAACAAAGACTTCCAGTACGCGGCCTCCCTCCGCGCTCACCTGGCTCGGCACAAGCGGAAGACCCAGCGGACGGGGGTGGCCAGGGGGCCCGCGGAGGACGAGGGCGACGCCAAGGCCAGGGGCCGGACCAAGAGGGAGTTCGTGTGCGACATCTGCGGGAAGACTCTGCCCAAGCTCTACTCCCTGCGGATACACATGCTCAGCCATACTGGGGTCCGCCCCCACGCCTGCAAG GTTTGCGGGAAGTCGTTTGCCCACAAGCACAGTTTGAAGATGCACAGGTCCCTCCACGATGCCCTGAAGCAGTTTCAGTGCACGCTGTGCGACAAGTCCTTCGTCACCAAGCGCAGCATGCAGGAGCACATGAGCATTCACACAG GGGAGTCAAAATACTTGTGTGCAGCCTGTGGGAAGTCATTTCACAGAGCGTCTGGACTGAGTAAGCACTTAAAGAGACATCAGCCAAAGCCAGAGGTCCGGGCCTTCCCTTGTACACA GTGTGACAAGAGCTTCTACGAGTCTCGCGATCTCCAGCAGCACATGAACAAGCACTTGGGCTTGAAGCCCTTCCAGTGCCAGGTGTGTGGAAAGTGCTACAGCTGGAAGAAGGACTGGTATTCCCATGTCAAGTCCCACAGCGTTGCGGAGCCCTTCAA GTGTAACGTCTGCGGGAAGGAGTTCTACGAGAAGGCTCTGTTCCGGAGGCACGTGAAGAAGGCCACTCACGGCAAGAAGGGGCGCGTGAAGCAGAACCTGGAGCGGGAGTGCGAGCACTGCGGCCGCAAGTTCACGCAGCTGCGCGAGTACCGCAGGCACATGAACAACCACCAGG GCGTGAAACCGTTCGAGTGCCTGACCTGCGGCGTGGCGTGGGCGGATGCCCGCTCCCTGAAGCGCCACGTGCGCACCCACACGGGGGAACGCCCCTACGTCTGCCCGGTGTGCCAGGACGCCTACATCGACGCCCGCACCCTGCGCAAGCACATGACCAAGTTCCACAACGACTACATCCCCGGCAAGATCATGCTGGAGAAGGACACGCTGCAGTTCCACAACCAGGGGACGCAGGTGGAGCACGCCATCAGCATCATCGCCGCCGACCTGCCGCCCGAGCTGCGGCCCCCCGAGGAGGAGCAGGTGGCCGAGGAGATCGAGACGGTGCTGGTCACCGAGGAGACCATCGAGGCCGTGCAGGCCGTGGCGGCCACCGAGGAGTGCGGCACGGTGTCCACGCTGTCCGACCAGAGCATCATGCAGGTGGTCAACTACGTCCTGTCCCAGCAGCAGGGGGGCGGCGGCCCTGCCAAGCTGGCCGAGGACACCCCCGATGCGATCCAGACCGTGGAGGTGGAGGTGGCCCACGTGACGGAAGCAGAGTGA
- the rpl24 gene encoding large ribosomal subunit protein eL24 — MKVELCSFSGYKIYPGHGRRYARIDGKVFQFLNAKCESAFLSKRNPRQINWTVLYRRKHKKGQSEEVQKKRTRRAVKFQRAITGASLAEILAKRNQKPEVRKAQREQAIRAAKEAKKAKQATKKVAAPSAKAPAKAAPKQKIAKPMKAQAPRVGGKR, encoded by the exons ATGAA ggTCGAGCTTTGTAGTTTCAGTGGGTACAAGATCTACCCCGGTCACGGCCGGCGATACGCCAGGATAGACGGAAAG GTCTTCCAGTTCCTGAATGCAAAATGCGAGTCGGCCTTCCTGTCCAAGAGGAATCCCCGACAGATCAACTGGACTGTCCTCTACAGACGCAAGCACAAGAAAGGCCAGTCT GAAGAGGTTCAGAAGAAGCGAACTCGTCGGGCTGTGAAGTTCCAGAGGGCCATCACTGGTGCCTCTCTTGCTGAGATCCTGGCCAAGAGGAACCAGAAGCCCGAGGTCCGCAAGGCCCAGCGGGAGCAGGCCATCAG GGCTGCAAAAGAAGCCAAAAAGGCCAAACAGGCAACTAAGAAGGTGGCTGCTCCAAGTGCTAAG GCCCCTGCGAAAGCAGCTCCGAAGCAGAAGATTGCCAAGCCTATGAAGGCACAGGCTCCACGTGTTGGTGGAAAGCGCTAA